One Actinomadura viridis genomic region harbors:
- a CDS encoding inositol monophosphatase family protein produces MTDLSASLLPVALSAATIAGDLVRTSGPGLLTAKGDRDMASEVDYAVERAVRDYLRERTPDIAVLGEEEGVSGDAGGDLLWAIDPVDGTANFVRGIALCGFSLGLIHRGLQVVGVIDLPFLNTRYHAAQGLGAYEGDRRLRASPTTDLRDAVVALGDFAVEEDAAAANRVRLALTERVAAGAQRVRMLGSSAIDLAWVADGKVDAAIMLSNKPWDTSAGAVIAREAGAVVTDRDGTPHTAGSSATIAAAPGLADAVAALVRETGGSTVRL; encoded by the coding sequence ATGACCGACCTGTCCGCGTCGCTGCTGCCTGTCGCGCTGAGCGCGGCCACCATCGCGGGCGATCTCGTGCGTACCAGCGGTCCCGGCCTCCTCACCGCCAAGGGCGACCGGGACATGGCCTCCGAGGTGGACTACGCGGTGGAACGCGCCGTACGGGACTACCTGCGCGAACGCACTCCCGACATCGCCGTGCTCGGCGAGGAGGAGGGCGTCAGCGGCGACGCCGGGGGCGATCTCCTCTGGGCGATCGATCCGGTGGACGGGACCGCCAACTTCGTCCGCGGCATCGCCCTGTGCGGCTTCTCGCTGGGCCTCATCCACCGCGGGCTCCAGGTGGTGGGCGTCATCGACCTGCCGTTCCTGAACACGCGCTACCACGCGGCCCAGGGCCTCGGCGCGTACGAGGGCGACCGCCGGCTGCGCGCGAGCCCGACCACCGATCTCCGTGACGCCGTCGTCGCCTTGGGGGACTTCGCGGTGGAAGAGGACGCCGCGGCCGCGAACCGCGTCCGGCTCGCCCTCACCGAACGCGTGGCGGCCGGCGCCCAGCGCGTCCGTATGCTCGGCTCGTCCGCGATCGACCTCGCCTGGGTCGCGGACGGGAAGGTGGACGCGGCCATCATGCTGTCCAACAAGCCCTGGGACACCTCGGCGGGTGCGGTCATCGCCCGCGAGGCCGGTGCCGTGGTCACCGACCGGGACGGCACCCCGCACACGGCCGGCTCGTCCGCCACCATCGCCGCCGCGCCCGGTCTCGCGGACGCCGTCGCCGCCCTCGTCCGCGAGACGGGCGGGAGTACGGTCCGGCTCTGA
- a CDS encoding DUF4253 domain-containing protein — MPSGSPFAKLPGGLPPGRLIEPDEDYADDPTWSGHDAIWVSDEQVPDVARLWRRLYASRAETGLYPLLLEGLDGEPDRPWHVGELGPAPVGTIDVLTAGGVLRRFWDAIAPDDEDEEDPFPGLPDGRWAGLADPGEGTRDPDGAALELVEVLASVKGWLLGLVPAARGADALTLAGWDGPCNHTNHTQEISAVLRSWEDRFGVRVVSVGFATLQVSVAAPPVTYDHALRVAAEHHAFCPDNIWQGEGSAEEYAKGLVGADRWSFWWD; from the coding sequence ATGCCGAGTGGATCCCCTTTCGCCAAGCTTCCCGGCGGGCTGCCCCCGGGGCGCCTGATCGAGCCCGACGAGGACTACGCCGACGACCCGACCTGGTCGGGCCACGATGCGATCTGGGTGTCGGACGAGCAGGTCCCCGACGTCGCGCGGCTGTGGCGGCGGCTCTACGCGAGCCGCGCCGAGACCGGCCTCTACCCGCTGCTGCTGGAGGGGCTCGACGGCGAGCCCGATCGTCCGTGGCACGTCGGCGAGCTGGGCCCCGCCCCCGTGGGCACCATCGACGTCCTGACCGCAGGCGGTGTGCTGCGCCGCTTCTGGGACGCCATCGCCCCGGACGACGAGGACGAGGAGGACCCCTTTCCCGGGCTCCCGGACGGGCGGTGGGCGGGGTTGGCCGACCCGGGCGAGGGAACGCGGGACCCCGACGGCGCCGCGCTGGAGCTGGTGGAGGTCCTCGCGTCGGTCAAGGGCTGGCTGCTGGGCCTGGTGCCCGCCGCCCGAGGCGCCGACGCGCTCACCCTGGCCGGATGGGACGGCCCCTGCAACCACACCAACCACACCCAGGAGATCTCCGCGGTGCTCCGGTCCTGGGAGGACCGTTTCGGAGTACGGGTGGTGTCCGTCGGGTTCGCCACGCTCCAGGTGTCCGTGGCCGCGCCGCCCGTCACGTACGACCACGCGCTGCGGGTGGCCGCCGAGCACCACGCCTTCTGCCCCGACAACATCTGGCAGGGGGAAGGGTCCGCCGAGGAGTACGCCAAGGGACTCGTCGGCGCCGACCGCTGGTCGTTCTGGTGGGATTGA